The genomic DNA ATCGATCATCCGCGTTCGCGTCCGTAGTCGCTGTCGTTGTCGACGCGACCGCGACGGACCCATCGAGGGCTGCGCCACCGCCACAGGCGTACGCCGCCACCGTAAAGGCCGTTGCCACAATCGCCATCCTGGGCGTCAACACCATGACGCAATTGTATGTTCGTGTTCACAGCTTTTGCCAGCGACTTTCCGCTCTAGCTTCCTGGCATGCGGCACATCGCCAGGCGACCCGCGCGGCTAGCTCCTCCTGCTTTGGCAGGAGGGTCGGTGCAACAAGTTGGGCCCCGGATTGCTCCGGGGCCCAACTTGCATGTCAACAGACATGAGTTACATCATGCCGCCCATGCCACCATCGTGGCCATGGCCGCCGCCAAGCGGCTCATCTTCAGCAACTTCGGCGATGATCGCCTCAGTCGTGATGAGAAGCGACGCAATGGATGCAGCGTTCTGCACCGTTGCACGCGTCACCTTGGCAGGATCGATGATGCCAGACGCCATCAGGTCTTCGTACTCACCGGTGGCAGCGTTGAAGCCGTGTCCGCCTTCCGACTGGAGAACGGTGTTGACAACAACACCACCCTCATAGCCGGCGTTTGCAGCGATCTGACGAATTGGCGCCTCGAGGGCACGACCGATCAAAGCGCGACCGGCCTTCACATCATCGGTGTTGCCACGTAGGCTCGAGATTGCATCGCGCGCACGCAGCAACGCAACACCACCGCCGGGGACGATGCCCTCTTCGATGGCCGCACGGGTTGCCAGGACGGCATCCTCAATACGGTGCTTCTTCTCCTTGGCCTCAACCTCGGTAGCCGCGCCGACCTTGAGGATTGCAACACCACCCGAGAGCTTCGCAAGACGCTCACTGAGCTTCTCACGGTCCCAATCAGAATCGCTGTTCTCGATCTCTTGGCGGATCTGCGCAACACGTGCGTTGACGTCCGCCTTAGTGCCTGCACCATCAACGATGGTGCAGGTGTCCTTCGTGACAACAACCTTGCGGGCACGGCCGAGAAGGTCGACTGTGATGCTGTCGAGCTTGAGCCCGACTTCCTCAGAAATCACGGTCGCACCAGTAAGGATCGCGATGTCTTGCAACATTGCCTTGCGTCGTTCGCCAAACCCTGGGGCCTTCACCGCAACCGACGCGAACGTACCACGCAGGCGGTTCACGACGAGTGTAGCTAGGGCCTCGCCATCGACGTCCTCAGCGAGAACGACGATGGCTTTACCGGTCTGGCTAACCTTTTCGAGAACAGGAAGGAGATCCTGCACAGATGAGATCTTCTGGTTTGCAATGAGGATGTAGGCATCCTCGAGCACGGCCTCTTGGCGCTCCGCATCTGTGATGAAGTACGGAGAGATGTAGCCCTTATCGAACTGCATGCCCTCAGTGATCTCCAGCTCGACGCCAAACGTCTGACTGTCCTCAACCGTGATGACGCCTTCGCCACCGACCTTGGAAAGCGCATCCGCGATCGACTCACCGATTGAGTCGTCTGCAGCAGAGTTGCCCGCAACATAGGCCATTTGATCCTTGTCGTCGGCACTTACCTCTTCGGACATGTCGGCGATTGCACCGACGACCTTCTCAACGGCTTCGTTGATACCAATACGCAGCTCCATCGGATTTGCGCCAGAGGCGACAAGACGGAGACCGTCGCGCACCATTGCCTGGGCAAGCACTGTTGCAGTGGTTGTCCCATCGCCAGCGACCGAGTTGGTCTTGTCGGCGACTTCCTTGGCGAGCTGAGCACCAAGGTTCTCCCAGACATCGTCGAGTTCGATTTCCTTAGCAATGGTCACACCATCGTTGGTAATCGTGGGTGCACCCCACTTCTTCTCGAGAACGACGTTACGGCCCTTTGGACCGAGCGTAACTTTTACGGCGTCGGCAAGTATGTCAACACCAGCTTGGAGACCAC from Acidobacteriota bacterium includes the following:
- the groL gene encoding chaperonin GroEL (60 kDa chaperone family; promotes refolding of misfolded polypeptides especially under stressful conditions; forms two stacked rings of heptamers to form a barrel-shaped 14mer; ends can be capped by GroES; misfolded proteins enter the barrel where they are refolded when GroES binds) encodes the protein MATKEIRFGEEARRGLQAGVDILADAVKVTLGPKGRNVVLEKKWGAPTITNDGVTIAKEIELDDVWENLGAQLAKEVADKTNSVAGDGTTTATVLAQAMVRDGLRLVASGANPMELRIGINEAVEKVVGAIADMSEEVSADDKDQMAYVAGNSAADDSIGESIADALSKVGGEGVITVEDSQTFGVELEITEGMQFDKGYISPYFITDAERQEAVLEDAYILIANQKISSVQDLLPVLEKVSQTGKAIVVLAEDVDGEALATLVVNRLRGTFASVAVKAPGFGERRKAMLQDIAILTGATVISEEVGLKLDSITVDLLGRARKVVVTKDTCTIVDGAGTKADVNARVAQIRQEIENSDSDWDREKLSERLAKLSGGVAILKVGAATEVEAKEKKHRIEDAVLATRAAIEEGIVPGGGVALLRARDAISSLRGNTDDVKAGRALIGRALEAPIRQIAANAGYEGGVVVNTVLQSEGGHGFNAATGEYEDLMASGIIDPAKVTRATVQNAASIASLLITTEAIIAEVAEDEPLGGGHGHDGGMGGMM